Proteins found in one Arachis stenosperma cultivar V10309 chromosome 8, arast.V10309.gnm1.PFL2, whole genome shotgun sequence genomic segment:
- the LOC130944831 gene encoding F-box/LRR-repeat MAX2 homolog A yields the protein MAGTGETTMTHLPPEILTNVFSAVSDTRTRNAMSLVCRSFRCLERRTRTSLTLRGNARDLHILPTCFRYVTDLDLSLVSPWGHALFAASTSHQSDPQQQAIELRNAFPRVTSLTLYARSPVTLHLLLLIPWPNLHHVKLVRWHVRPPASQPGTDFADLFHRCRSLTSLDLSSFYHWPEDLPPVLAANPITAASMRRLNLLTTSFTEGFKSYEIQQITAWCPNLEHLLLACTFDARYLGYVGDETLTAIASNCPKLTLLHLGDTASLSNRRGNPNDSGFSDEDARISRATMVEFFSGLPLLEELVLDVCKNVRESCFALEVLNSKCPRLRTLGLRQFHGICLAIGSQLDGVALCQGLQSLSVANCGDLNDMGLIEIGRGCSRLVKFHVQGCKLITEKGLRTLTCLLRKTLVDVKVSCCLNLETFAALRALEPIRDRIERLHVDCVWNGMKESDDGLGQSLLNFDLNKLEDEQCFGHDFASMDSEGTSQNKRQRCSYSPPPEEVEIDDSLMQSNGNGYWGTTWDKLKYLSLWIGVGDMLSPLPMAGLEDCPSLEEIRIRVEGDCRGKPKPSETEFGLSILACYPNLSKMQLDCGDTRGYALTAPSGQMDLSLWERFFLNGIGTLSLDELDYWPPQDEDVNQRSLSLPAAGLLQECYTLRKLFIHGTAHEHFMNFFLKIPNLRDVQLREDYYPAPESDMSTEMRVGSCSRFEYALNRRQISD from the coding sequence ATGGCCGGAACCGGCGAAACGACGATGACCCACTTACCGCCGGAGATCTTGACGAACGTGTTCTCCGCCGTGTCGGACACGCGCACCCGCAACGCGATGTCGCTGGTGTGCCGGAGCTTCCGCTGCTTAGAACGCCGCACGCGTACCTCCCTCACGCTCCGAGGCAACGCGCGTGACCTCCATATCCTCCCAACCTGCTTCCGCTACGTCACCGACCTCGACCTCTCCCTGGTCTCGCCGTGGGGACACGCACTCTTCGCCGCCTCCACCAGCCACCAATCAGACCCGCAGCAACAAGCCATCGAGCTCCGGAACGCGTTCCCGCGCGTGACCTCACTCACGCTCTACGCGCGCTCCCCTGTGACCCttcacctcctcctcctcatcccTTGGCCTAACCTCCACCACGTGAAGCTTGTCAGGTGGCACGTGCGCCCGCCGGCATCGCAGCCGGGTACTGACTTCGCCGACCTCTTCCACCGTTGCCGGTCACTCACCTCCCTCGACCTCTCCTCCTTCTACCATTGGCCGGAGGACCTCCCTCCGGTTCTCGCCGCAAACCCCATAACCGCCGCGTCGATGCGGCGGCTCAACCTGCTCACGACATCTTTCACTGAAGGTTTCAAATCTTACGAAATTCAGCAGATCACGGCGTGGTGCCCTAATCTAGAGCACCTTCTCTTGGCTTGCACGTTCGATGCGAGGTACCTTGGTTACGTCGGCGACGAAACCCTAACTGCCATAGCTTCTAATTGCCCCAAATTGACGCTTCTTCACCTCGGCGATACCGCGTCGTTGTCGAATCGGCGAGGGAATCCTAATGATTCAGGGTTCAGTGACGAGGATGCTAGGATCAGCAGAGCGACTATGGTGGAGTTTTTCTCGGGTTTGCCATTACTTGAAGAATTGGTGCTAGACGTTTGTAAAAATGTCAGAGAGAGTTGTTTTGCTTTGGAAGTGTTGAATTCCAAGTGCCCAAGGTTGAGGACTTTGGGGCTGAGGCAGTTCCATGGGATTTGCTTGGCTATTGGGTCGCAGCTTGATGGGGTTGCTTTGTGTCAAGGATTGCAGTCTCTGAGTGTTGCGAACTGCGGCGATTTGAATGATATGGGTTTGATTGAGATTGGTAGAGGGTGTTCGAGGCTTGTGAAGTTCCATGTGCAGGGTTGCAAGCTCATCACAGAGAAGGGGTTGAGGACTCTGACTTGTTTGCTAAGAAAGACCTTGGTTGATGTGAAGGTCTCTTGCTGCCTCAACCTTGAGACTTTCGCAGCACTGAGGGCGTTGGAGCCCATAAGAGACCGCATTGAGAGGCTTCATGTGGATTGTGTGTGGAACGGGATGAAGGAAAGTGATGATGGCCTTGGCCAGAGTTTGCTCAATTTCGACCTCAACAAGTTGGAGGACGAGCAGTGTTTTGGTCATGACTTTGCGAGCATGGATTCGGAAGGGACAAGCCAGAATAAGAGGCAGAGATGCAGCTATTCGCCGCCACCAGAGGAGGTTGAGATTGATGATTCCCTAATGCAAAGCAATGGGAATGGTTACTGGGGAACCACCTGGGACAAGCTGAAGTATCTCTCGCTTTGGATTGGAGTTGGTGATATGCTATCGCCATTGCCAATGGCAGGGTTGGAGGATTGCCCTAGCTTGGAGGAGATTAGGATAAGGGTGGAAGGAGATTGCAGGGGCAAGCCGAAACCGTCCGAGACTGAATTCGGCTTGAGCATTCTAGCTTGCTATCCTAATTTATCCAAGATGCAGCTGGATTGTGGTGACACAAGAGGTTACGCGCTGACTGCGCCGTCTGGGCAGATGGATTTGAGCCTGTGGGAAAGGTTCTTCCTGAATGGAATTGGCACTTTGAGTCTGGATGAGCTTGATTACTGGCCACCACAAGATGAAGATGTCAACCAGAGGAGTCTCTCCCTCCCAGCTGCAGGCTTGCTGCAAGAATGTTACACACTgagaaaattatttattcacgGTACCGCTCATGAGCATTTCATGAATTTTTTCCTTAAGATACCAAATCTCAGGGACGTGCAGCTGAGGGAAGATTATTATCCTGCCCCCGAGAGTGACATGAGTACGGAAATGAGGGTTGGTTCATGCAGCCGCTTTGAATATGCATTGAATAGGCGCCAAATTAGTGATTGA